From Glycine soja cultivar W05 chromosome 4, ASM419377v2, whole genome shotgun sequence, the proteins below share one genomic window:
- the LOC114410432 gene encoding WAT1-related protein At4g08290-like, which yields MRTWFRNAKLYLLLLAVQFGSAGMFVFAMDAIKKGMSHYVFTVYRNVIASVTLAPFAFVLERKVRPKMTVRIFAEIMALAFFEIILDQCFALLGMKFTSASFLSAVMNSAPSVTFLLAVILK from the exons ATGCGTACATGGTTCAGAAATGCAAAACTTTATCTGCTGTTATTGGCGGTTCAATTTGGCTCTGCAGGAATGTTCGTATTTGCCATGGATGCCATCAAGAAGGGTATGAGCCATTACGTGTTCACCGTCTACCGTAATGTCATCGCCTCTGTAACTCTCGCTCCCTTTGCATTTGTTCTTGAAAG GAAAGTTAGGCCCAAGATGACAGTCCGGATATTTGCAGAGATTATGGCGCTGGCTTTCTTCGA AATAATACTGGATCAGTGCTTTGCCCTCCTAGGCATGAAATTCACGTCGGCATCTTTCCTATCTGCTGTGATGAACTCAGCACCCTCTGTTACTTTTTTGTTGGCTGTCATTCTAAAGTAA
- the LOC114410436 gene encoding WAT1-related protein At4g08290-like — MGTWFTNARPYLLLVAVQFGSAGMFIFAMDAIKKGMSHYVFIVYRNAIASVSLAPFAFVLERKVRPKMTFRVFSEIMALAFFEIILDQCFALLGMKFTSASFLSAVMNSAPSVTFVMAVILRMEHMKIKEVACQAKVIGTVITFGGTLLMALYKGPVLSFMRSSTSHPSQPENVATETGNHWVIGTLFLLIGCAGFSAFYILQAITLRKYPAEMSLATWVCFVGALQSSIVAIFAERHHPHAWSLGWDTRLFAPAYAGIVTSGVQYYIQGMVSKIMGPVIVTAFNPLRMIIVTALACIILSEQLFLGSIIGAIVVVLGLYLVVWGKAKERRGLMTPSPAENNFPEDQRQLPVTAPRNDSINNNNKA; from the exons ATGGGTACGTGGTTCACAAATGCAAGGCCGTATCTGCTGTTAGTGGCAGTTCAATTTGGGTCTGCTGGCATGTTCATATTTGCGATGGATGCTATAAAGAAGGGTATGAGCCATTACGTGTTCATCGTCTATCGTAATGCCATCGCCTCTGTATCTCTTGCTCCCTTCGCATTTGTTCTTGAAAG GAAAGTTAGGCCCAAGATGACTTTCCGGGTATTTTCAGAGATTATGGCACTGGCTTTCTTCGA AATAATACTGGACCAGTGCTTCGCCCTCTTGGGCATGAAATTCACGTCGGCATCTTTCCTATCTGCTGTTATGAACTCCGCTCCCTCTGTTACTTTTGTGATGGCTGTCATTCTAAG AATGGAGCACATGAAGATTAAGGAGGTGGCATGTCAAGCCAAAGTGATTGGCACAGTAATAACATTTGGAGGCACCTTGCTTATGGCACTGTACAAAGGACCCGTTCTTAGTTTTATGCGATCTTCAACTAGCCATCCTAGCCAACCTGAGAATGTGGCCACAGAAACTGGTAACCATTGGGTCATAGGGACATTGTTCCTCCTCATTGGTTGTGCTGGCTTTTCTGCATTTTACATATTACAG GCCATAACATTGAGAAAATACCCAGCAGAGATGTCTCTGGCCACTTGGGTTTGCTTTGTAGGAGCACTTCAAAGCTCTATTGTTGCAATCTTCGCAGAACGCCACCACCCTCATGCTTGGTCCCTTGGTTGGGATACACGTCTCTTTGCTCCTGCTTACGCG gGAATAGTTACGTCTGGAGTTCAGTATTACATACAAGGCATGGTCTCAAAAATTATGGGCCCAGTTATTGTGACTGCTTTTAATCCCCTGCGTATGATCATTGTTACGGCCTTGGCCTGCATCATCTTATCTGAACAACTCTTCCTTGGAAG TATTATTGGAGCAATAGTTGTGGTTCTTGGGCTTTATCTAGTTGTGTGGGGAAAAGCTAAAGAACGTAGAGGTCTGATGACACCGTCCCCTGCAGAAAATAACTTTCCAGAAGACCAACGACAGCTACCGGTCACAGCTCCAAGGAATGATAgcattaacaataataataaggcTTAA
- the LOC114410433 gene encoding WAT1-related protein At1g21890-like — MGRWFTNAKPYLMLLAVQFGSAGMFILAMDAIKKGMSHYVFIVYRNAIASMTLAPFAFVLERKVRSKMTVRIFSEIMALAFFE; from the exons ATGGGTAGGTGGTTCACAAATGCAAAGCCGTATCTGATGTTATTAGCAGTTCAATTTGGCTCAGCTGGGATGTTCATACTTGCCATGGATGCTATAAAGAAGGGTATGAGCCATTACGTGTTCATCGTCTACCGTAATGCCATCGCTTCTATGACTCTCGCTCCATTCGCATTTGTTCTTGAAAG GAAAGTTAGGTCCAAGATGACAGTCCGGATATTTTCTGAGATTATGGCGCTAGCTTTCTTCGAGTAA